The proteins below are encoded in one region of Engraulis encrasicolus isolate BLACKSEA-1 chromosome 1, IST_EnEncr_1.0, whole genome shotgun sequence:
- the LOC134455817 gene encoding histone H2B-like — protein MPEPAKSAPKKGAKKSVAKPAGKAGKKRRRTRRESFAIYVHKVLKQVHPDTGISSKAMGIMNSFVNDIFERIAAESSRLAHYNKRRTVSSREIQTAVRLLLPGELAKHAVSEGTKAVTKYTSAK, from the coding sequence ATGCCTGAGCCAGCGAAGTCTGCACCCAAGAAGGGAGCCAAGAAGTCCGTTGCCAAGCCGGCGGGTAAGGCCGGGAAGAAGCGCAGGAGGACTAGGAGGGAGAGTTTCGCCATCTACGTCCACAAGGTCCTGAAGCAGGTTCACCCCGACACCGGCATCTCCTCCAAGGCGATGGGCATCATGAACTCCTTCGTGAACGACATCTTTGAGCGTATCGCGGCCGAGTCTTCCCGCCTGGCCCACTACAACAAGCGCCGCACCGTCTCCTCCCGGGAGATCCAGACCGCAGTGCGTCTGCTTCTGCCCGGTGAGCTGGCCAAGCACGCCGTGTCCGAGGGCACCAAGGCCGTGACTAAGTACACCAGCGCCAAGTAG
- the LOC134455680 gene encoding zinc finger protein 135-like, with translation MTVKDEEEIELHHFLLEFPCSTETGRGSSSLQHGCEMELGAEQFSPKSIKMEDNSLFPQDCKTDNSDVFCFQSCKVEQCSLNWIKREESSEMQPDYGTFSFQNYTDEPCSPKRMKREDSSIFPQGFKSDTSDTLCFQSCKVEQCLPPLMHTAVKKEEKEGIELHHFPSDPCRTPRHRAKANMAETPDTGETSNTVTGHQETNTAEGLYRGTGHEEKRRKAKQTPKRVAAEKHHTGEKSNSGTVNRKSSAADAGGTRSGFIAHQETSTRDGGVDRPHLCPLCGHGFTLKTNLSRHMRIHSGGQWKAHACSTCDRRFRDSTDLRLHQNTHKNTHSTTDTHSHTHSQTHTHSLDTHSTDTHPQNPNSTDTQPDSIHQNVHQKSTHSQHTHIQTQSQSSTSSQPQTHTQNTHSQITHSPTHTQHQSLKCPDCGKDFSRAANLKRHQLIHSGQKPFACSACPKRFRTRAECGVHQSTHTGFRPHVCVSCGASFSQASDLRKHTLIHTDERPHVCERCGKGFRRRTHLTQHRNTHM, from the exons atGACTGTAAAGGACGAAGAAGAAATAGAATTACATCATTTCCTGTTGGAGTTCCCCTGTTCcacagagacaggaagagggagCTCTTCACTGCAGCACGGTTGTGAAATGGAGCTGGGTGCTGAACAGTTTTCACCGAAGAGTATTAAAATGGAAGACAACTCTCTATTTCCACAAGATTGTAAAACGGACAACTCAGACGTGTTCTGTTTCCAAAGCTGTAAAGTTGAACAGTGTTCACTAAACTGGATTAAAAGGGAAGAGAGCTCAGAAATGCAACCAGACTATGGAACATTTTCTTTTCAAAACTATACAGACGAACCGTGTTCACCAAAGAGAATGAAGAGGGAAGATAGCTCTATATTTCCACAGGGCTTTAAAAGCGACACCTCAGACACATTGTGTTTCCAAAGCTGTAAAGTTGAACAGTGTTTACCACCACTAATGCACACAGCTGtgaagaaggaagagaaagaaggaataGAATTGCATCACTTCCCATCCGACCCCTGTCGGACCCCTCGTCACAGAGCCAAGGCCAACATGGCAGAGACACCAGACACTGGAGAGACATCCAACACAGTGACTGGTCATCAGGAAACCAACACTGCAGAAGGGCTTTATAGAGGGACTGGCcatgaggagaaaagaagaaaagccaAACAAACTCCAAAGAGAGTAGCTGCAGAGAAACATCACACTGGAGAGAAATCTAATTCAGGGACTGTTAATCGCAAGTCCAGTGCAGCAGATGCAGGAGGAACACGCAGTGGGTTCATCGCCCACCAGGAGACCAGCACCAGAGATG GTGGTGTGGACAGGCCTCACCTGTGTCCCCTGTGTGGTCACGGCTTCACCCTGAAGACCAACCTCAGCAGGCACATGAGGATCCACTCTGGTGGCCAGTGGAAAGCCCACGCCTGCTCCACCTGTGACAGGAGGTTCAGGGACAGCACTGACCTGCGcctacaccaaaacacacacaaaaacacacactctacgacagacacacactctcacacacactctcagacccacacacactctttagaTACACAttcaacagacacacaccctcaaaaCCCAAACTCTacagacacacaaccagacaGCATCCATCAAAACGTACACCAGAAGAGCACAcactctcagcacacacacattcaaacacagtcTCAAAGCAGCACATCCTCACAGCCGCAAacgcacactcaaaacacacactctcaaataACACACTCTCCGACGCACACACAGCATCAGTCGTTGAAGTGTCCAGACTGTGGCAAAGACTTCAGCAGGGCCGCCAACCTGAAAAGGCACCAGTTGATCCATTCGGGCCAGAAGCCCTTCGCCTGCTCCGCCTGCCCCAAGCGCTTTAGAACCCGAGCGGAATGCGGCGTGCACCAGAGCACTCACACAGGGTTCcggccgcatgtgtgtgtgtcgtgcggaGCGTCGTTCAGCCAGGCGTCGGATCTGAGGaaacacacgctcatacacacggaCGAGAGGCcgcatgtgtgtgagaggtgcGGGAAGGGGTTCAGGAGGCGCACACACCTCACgcagcacaggaacacacacatgtag
- the ndufa13 gene encoding NADH dehydrogenase [ubiquinone] 1 alpha subcomplex subunit 13, which yields MASSKVKQDMPPPGGYGPIQYKRNLPVRGFSGYTMFGIGIGIMIFGYWRIATWNRERRRLLIEDLETRIALLPLLQAESDRRSLRVMRENLEEEAVIMKDVPGWKVGESVFHTERWVSPTNEELFNLRPREELIRSAFGFLKYM from the exons ATGGCGTCGTCCAAGGTGAAGCAGGACATGCCTCCTCCGGGAGGTTATGGTCCTATTCAATATAAAAGAAATCTGCCCGTCCGGGGCTTCTCCG GTTACACCATGTTCGGCATCGGGATCGGGATCATGATATTCGGGTACTGGAGAATCGCCACCTGGAACAGGGAGAGGAG gAGGCTGCTCATTGAGGATCTGGAGACGCGTATCGCCCTCTTACCCCTCCTGCAGGCAGAGTCCGACCGCAG gtccttGCGTGTGATGCGTGAGAATCTAGAGGAGGAGGCGGTGATCATGAAGGACGTCCCGGGTTGGAAG gtGGGTGAGAGCGTGTTCCACACAGAGCGCTGGGTGAGTCCCACCAATGAGGAGCTTTTCAACCTTCGTCCTCGCGAGGAGCTCATCCGCAGCGCGTTCGGCTTCCTCAagtacatgtaa